A DNA window from Cobetia marina contains the following coding sequences:
- a CDS encoding monovalent cation/H+ antiporter subunit D, whose amino-acid sequence MLQHLIVLPIVLPLLVGACLLLSRGSSPVLRRSISLITQAIMVAIAIALVVQANDDTIRYYALGDWQPPFGIVLVLDRLSATMVLLSSVLGLLACLYATAGIDETGSNFHGLFLLQLMGINGAFLTGDLFNLFVFFEVLLIASYALLLHGGSKARTLSALHYVVLNLMGSAFFLIALGILYGVTGTLNMADMAVIVTTLDPGRAGLMEAGGLLLLVVFGLKAAMLPLYFWLPRAYAAASAPVAALFAIMTKVGIYSILRVYSLIFTDNAGTLADLGRDWLWWAGLATLVVSMLGVLSARDLRTLVAYLVMISVGTLLTALGMNSIAADSALLFYLIHSTLVTGGLFLLVDVMAGQRGKAGARIVRSRPLLQAGLLGGLFLIGTAAAAGLPPFSGAIGKALILSSASLEQQVWLWPVLLLAGLCSIVACSRAGSSVFWRTGNSEPSGERLGVARGIATCGLISAALALVVFAGPVSHWTKATAQQLSDPAPYLDALLGKDAAPETALPLKGDAQ is encoded by the coding sequence ATGCTGCAACACCTGATTGTCCTTCCGATCGTCCTGCCACTGCTGGTGGGCGCCTGCCTGCTGCTGAGTCGCGGCTCATCGCCGGTACTGCGCCGCAGCATCAGCCTGATCACCCAGGCCATCATGGTGGCCATCGCCATCGCGCTGGTCGTTCAGGCCAACGACGACACCATTCGCTACTACGCGCTGGGCGACTGGCAGCCTCCCTTCGGGATCGTGCTGGTGCTGGATCGCCTGTCGGCGACCATGGTGCTGCTCAGCTCGGTACTGGGCCTGCTGGCCTGCCTGTATGCCACGGCGGGCATCGATGAGACAGGCTCCAACTTCCATGGCCTGTTCCTGCTGCAGCTGATGGGGATCAACGGTGCCTTCCTGACCGGTGACCTCTTCAACCTGTTCGTGTTCTTCGAGGTCCTGCTGATCGCCTCATACGCCCTGCTGCTGCACGGCGGCAGCAAGGCTCGCACGCTGTCGGCCCTGCATTACGTGGTGCTGAACCTGATGGGGTCGGCGTTCTTCCTGATCGCGCTGGGCATCCTCTACGGCGTGACAGGTACGCTGAACATGGCCGACATGGCCGTCATCGTCACCACGCTGGACCCGGGACGGGCCGGCCTGATGGAAGCCGGCGGTCTGCTGCTGCTGGTGGTATTCGGCCTCAAGGCCGCGATGCTGCCGCTGTATTTCTGGCTACCCCGCGCCTACGCCGCGGCCTCGGCGCCGGTGGCGGCGCTGTTCGCGATCATGACCAAGGTCGGCATCTATTCCATCCTGCGCGTCTACTCGCTGATCTTCACCGACAACGCCGGCACCCTGGCAGATCTCGGTCGCGACTGGCTGTGGTGGGCAGGGCTCGCCACGCTGGTCGTGTCGATGCTCGGCGTGCTCTCGGCACGTGACCTGCGCACCCTGGTGGCCTATCTGGTGATGATCTCGGTCGGTACGCTACTGACGGCGCTGGGCATGAACAGCATCGCGGCGGACAGCGCCCTGCTGTTCTACCTGATCCACTCCACCCTGGTCACCGGCGGCCTCTTCCTGCTGGTGGATGTGATGGCAGGCCAGCGTGGCAAGGCCGGTGCCCGTATCGTGCGCTCACGGCCACTGCTGCAGGCGGGCCTGCTGGGCGGACTGTTCCTGATCGGCACGGCGGCCGCGGCGGGCCTGCCGCCCTTCTCGGGCGCCATCGGCAAGGCGCTGATCCTGTCGTCCGCCTCACTGGAGCAGCAGGTATGGCTGTGGCCAGTGCTGCTGCTGGCCGGGCTGTGCTCGATCGTGGCCTGTTCGCGTGCCGGTTCCAGCGTGTTCTGGCGCACCGGCAACAGTGAACCCAGCGGTGAACGACTCGGTGTCGCGCGCGGCATCGCGACCTGCGGCCTGATCTCCGCCGCACTGGCACTGGTCGTCTTCGCCGGTCCCGTCTCGCATTGGACCAAGGCCACCGCACAGCAACTGTCGGACCCGGCCCCCTATCTCGATGCCCTTCTGGGCAAGGACGCCGCACCGGAAACCGCTCTGCCGCTCAAGGGAGACGCTCAATGA
- a CDS encoding monovalent cation/H+ antiporter subunit A has translation MTLLLIVLLPLLGALVPLMARDLPRGRLAWLTAVAPALALGIAVFHLGDVFAGQIAQFYLPWITELGLDLALRFDGLSALFVLLILGIGLLIILYSRYYLSSEDSLARLYSFLMLFMTAMLGIVMADNLLLMWVFWELTSLSSFLLIGYWYQLSEARKGARMALTVTGAGGLALLAGILVIGHIVGSYQFDDVLAAADQIRSHELYPVALVLVLLGAFTKSAQFPFQFWLPHAMSAPTPVSAFLHSATMVKAGVFLLARMHPVLSGTDLWFYIVSLTGLATLLYGAWFALMKQDLKGVLAFSTISHLGLITLLFGFNSQMAAVAGLLHIINHATFKASLFMAAGIVDHECGTRDIRKLNGLYRYMPHTTVLAMVASASMAGVPLLNGFLSKEMFFAESLDAQLLGGLSWLIPALATLGGILSVAYSLRFIHDVFFNGEPKDLPKTPHEPPRYMKLPIEVLVLICLLVGILPSLVIKDLLVSASASVLAAPVPDFSLAIWHGFNLPLLMSVIALGGGVAVYALRHHLYAFQRQFRARNALLVFEANVQRVVKLSERFMDSFENGSLQRYMLWLLLTALVFVGIGLLAVPRLGGELEQQPFDGMLLTGAVITGLAGLGTAITHRKRLISLLMLSVVGLMTSLAFARFAAPDLALTQLAVEVVTMILLMLALFFLPQRTPKESSARRIMRDVLLASAFGVVVASLNFAILTRPVESISDFFMANAVSGGGGHNVVNVILVDFRGFDTLGEITVLGIAGLAIFKLLNRLRLFMPSTDLDGRNWSPDRHPMILATVSQTLLPLALLVSVYIFLRGHNEPGGGFIAGLVTAVAIILLYIARGVDWTQRWLRFPYQPVAAAGVLIAGLTGAGSWVFGYPFLTSSFGHFTIPVIGEIELATALLFDLGVYLTVVGATLMILANLGKLTTPHRPTKEKS, from the coding sequence ATGACCCTGCTGTTGATCGTGCTACTGCCATTGCTCGGTGCCCTGGTGCCGTTGATGGCCAGAGACCTGCCCCGCGGCCGCCTTGCCTGGCTGACGGCGGTTGCCCCTGCCCTGGCACTTGGTATCGCCGTCTTCCATCTCGGCGATGTCTTCGCCGGCCAGATAGCCCAGTTCTACCTGCCGTGGATCACCGAACTGGGGCTGGATCTGGCGCTACGCTTCGATGGCCTGTCAGCTCTGTTCGTCCTGCTGATTCTCGGCATCGGACTGCTGATCATCCTCTATTCTCGCTACTACCTGTCGAGCGAGGACTCGCTGGCACGCCTCTACAGCTTCCTGATGCTGTTCATGACCGCGATGCTCGGCATCGTCATGGCGGACAACCTGCTGTTGATGTGGGTGTTCTGGGAGCTGACCAGTCTCAGCTCCTTCCTGCTGATCGGTTACTGGTATCAGCTGAGCGAGGCGCGCAAGGGCGCCCGCATGGCGCTGACCGTCACCGGTGCGGGCGGGCTGGCGCTGCTGGCCGGCATCCTGGTCATCGGTCATATCGTCGGCAGCTACCAGTTCGATGACGTCCTCGCGGCAGCAGACCAGATCCGCTCCCACGAGCTGTATCCTGTCGCACTGGTACTGGTGCTGCTGGGCGCCTTCACCAAGTCCGCGCAGTTCCCGTTCCAGTTCTGGCTGCCCCACGCGATGTCGGCGCCGACACCGGTGTCCGCCTTCCTGCACTCCGCCACCATGGTCAAGGCCGGGGTCTTTCTGCTGGCGCGCATGCACCCGGTGCTCTCGGGGACTGATCTCTGGTTCTACATCGTCAGCCTCACGGGCCTTGCCACCCTGCTGTATGGCGCCTGGTTCGCCTTGATGAAGCAGGACCTCAAGGGTGTGCTGGCCTTCTCGACCATCAGTCATCTGGGTCTGATCACGCTGCTGTTCGGCTTCAACAGCCAGATGGCCGCCGTCGCGGGCCTGCTGCACATCATCAATCACGCGACCTTCAAGGCCTCGCTGTTCATGGCAGCCGGCATCGTCGACCACGAATGTGGCACGCGTGACATCCGCAAGCTCAACGGCCTGTACCGTTACATGCCACATACCACGGTGCTGGCGATGGTCGCCTCGGCCTCGATGGCCGGCGTGCCGCTGCTCAACGGCTTCCTGTCCAAGGAAATGTTCTTTGCCGAGAGCCTCGATGCCCAGCTGCTGGGCGGTCTTTCCTGGCTGATTCCGGCGCTGGCGACCCTCGGTGGCATCCTGTCGGTGGCCTACTCGCTGCGCTTCATCCACGACGTCTTCTTCAATGGCGAGCCGAAGGACCTGCCCAAGACCCCGCATGAGCCGCCGCGCTACATGAAGCTGCCCATCGAGGTGCTGGTGCTGATCTGCCTGCTGGTGGGCATCCTGCCGTCACTGGTGATCAAGGACCTGCTGGTGAGCGCCTCCGCCAGCGTGCTGGCAGCGCCGGTGCCGGACTTCAGTCTCGCCATCTGGCACGGTTTCAACCTGCCGCTGCTGATGAGCGTCATCGCGCTGGGTGGCGGTGTCGCCGTCTACGCCCTGCGCCACCATCTGTACGCCTTCCAGCGCCAGTTCCGGGCGCGCAACGCCCTGCTGGTCTTCGAGGCCAACGTCCAGCGAGTCGTGAAACTGTCCGAGCGTTTCATGGACAGCTTCGAGAACGGTTCGCTGCAGCGCTACATGCTGTGGCTGCTCCTGACCGCGCTGGTCTTCGTCGGCATCGGACTGCTGGCCGTGCCGCGCCTGGGTGGAGAGCTTGAGCAGCAGCCCTTCGATGGCATGCTGCTGACGGGTGCCGTGATCACCGGCCTGGCCGGCCTGGGCACCGCGATCACTCACCGCAAGCGCCTGATCTCCCTGCTGATGCTGTCAGTGGTCGGCCTGATGACCTCGCTGGCGTTTGCACGCTTTGCCGCCCCGGACCTGGCGCTGACCCAGCTGGCGGTGGAGGTGGTGACGATGATCCTGCTGATGCTGGCACTGTTCTTCCTGCCACAGCGCACACCCAAGGAATCCAGCGCGCGACGCATCATGCGTGACGTCCTGCTCGCCAGCGCCTTCGGCGTGGTGGTCGCAAGCCTCAACTTCGCCATCCTGACCCGCCCGGTCGAATCGATCTCCGACTTCTTCATGGCCAATGCGGTCTCCGGCGGTGGGGGCCACAACGTGGTCAACGTGATTCTCGTCGACTTCCGTGGCTTCGATACGCTGGGCGAGATCACCGTACTCGGGATTGCCGGACTGGCGATCTTCAAGCTGCTCAACCGCCTGCGCCTGTTCATGCCGTCCACTGACCTGGATGGCCGCAACTGGTCGCCGGACCGCCACCCGATGATTCTGGCCACCGTGTCCCAGACCCTGCTGCCACTGGCGCTGCTGGTCTCGGTCTACATCTTCCTGCGCGGCCACAACGAACCCGGCGGCGGTTTCATCGCCGGTCTGGTGACCGCCGTGGCCATCATCCTGCTCTACATCGCGCGCGGCGTGGACTGGACACAGCGCTGGCTGCGCTTCCCCTACCAGCCGGTCGCGGCGGCCGGGGTGTTGATCGCCGGCCTGACGGGCGCGGGCAGCTGGGTCTTCGGCTATCCGTTCCTGACGTCATCGTTCGGCCACTTCACGATTCCCGTGATCGGTGAGATAGAGCTGGCCACCGCGCTGCTGTTCGACCTCGGGGTCTATCTGACCGTGGTCGGCGCGACCCTGATGATTCTCGCCAACCTCGGCAAGCTGACGACACCGCACCGCCCGACCAAGGAGAAGAGCTGA
- a CDS encoding Na+/H+ antiporter subunit C, with product MEALYATTTGLLAACGVYLTLRGRTFPVVVGLTLLSYAVNLFLFSMGGLAMHGTPAVVGSGSPTADPLPQALVLTAIVIGFAMTAFVVILAMRARGDLGSDHVNGNRLDDSKEDGK from the coding sequence ATGGAAGCCCTCTACGCCACTACCACCGGCCTGCTGGCCGCCTGCGGTGTCTACCTGACCCTGCGCGGGCGCACCTTCCCTGTCGTGGTCGGACTGACGCTATTGTCCTACGCGGTCAACCTGTTCCTGTTCTCCATGGGGGGGCTTGCCATGCACGGCACCCCCGCCGTGGTCGGCTCAGGCTCGCCCACGGCGGACCCGCTGCCCCAGGCGCTGGTGCTGACCGCCATCGTGATCGGCTTCGCCATGACGGCCTTCGTGGTCATCCTCGCCATGCGCGCGCGCGGTGACCTGGGCAGTGACCACGTCAACGGCAACCGTCTGGACGACTCGAAAGAGGATGGCAAGTGA
- a CDS encoding 16S rRNA (uracil(1498)-N(3))-methyltransferase, with protein MNLILLGADDLLASDHARVTDPRRLRHLREVHRAAVGDEMTLGIEGGLIGRGRLERLDAEVAEFSLRLERQPPAPLDVHLLLALPRPRMLARSLEHITALGVKHITLLHTRRVEKSYWQSPELKEEKIRQHLVLGLEQARDTIMPTVTQETLFKPFVEDRLPDLMAPESAVKPRGIIAHPGMPQECPRAVGEPVILAIGPEGGFVDYEVEQFMKAGFEGVHLGERILRVETAVTALLARLG; from the coding sequence ATGAACCTTATCCTGCTCGGCGCTGATGACCTGCTCGCCTCCGACCATGCACGCGTGACGGACCCGCGCAGACTGCGCCATCTGCGTGAGGTGCATCGTGCCGCTGTCGGTGACGAGATGACCCTGGGAATCGAAGGCGGGCTGATCGGTCGTGGACGCCTGGAGCGGCTGGACGCCGAGGTGGCCGAATTCAGTCTGCGTCTGGAGCGTCAGCCGCCGGCACCACTCGATGTCCATCTGCTGCTGGCGCTGCCACGCCCGCGCATGCTGGCGCGCTCGCTGGAACACATCACGGCGCTGGGCGTGAAGCACATCACCCTGCTGCATACGCGGCGCGTGGAGAAGAGCTACTGGCAGTCGCCGGAGCTGAAAGAGGAAAAGATTCGCCAGCATCTGGTGCTGGGACTGGAGCAGGCGCGCGACACCATCATGCCGACGGTCACGCAGGAGACATTGTTCAAGCCATTCGTGGAGGACAGACTGCCGGACCTGATGGCCCCGGAGAGCGCCGTGAAGCCGCGCGGCATCATCGCGCACCCGGGCATGCCGCAGGAGTGCCCACGCGCGGTGGGTGAGCCGGTGATCCTGGCCATCGGCCCGGAGGGTGGATTCGTGGACTATGAGGTAGAGCAGTTCATGAAGGCCGGCTTCGAGGGCGTACACCTCGGCGAGCGCATCCTGCGCGTCGAGACTGCAGTCACGGCGCTGCTGGCGCGACTGGGCTGA
- the phaR gene encoding polyhydroxyalkanoate synthesis repressor PhaR: MRVIRKYANRRLYDTEQSRYVTLEDLRSLVLAEEVFKVEDAKSGEDLTRTILLTIIIEQEQGDGEAEVFSNELLEQFIRIYAMAKPLPLAGYLEQGTRLMMEQQQRMQEQWSQAMRHSPMEMMREVAEENLRFWQQAMGGGINRGRTSSRSADDAPEGGTNDDGEAHDPEGTR; the protein is encoded by the coding sequence GTGAGAGTCATCCGCAAATACGCCAATCGGCGTCTCTACGATACCGAGCAGAGCCGTTATGTGACCCTCGAGGACCTGCGCAGCCTGGTGCTGGCGGAAGAGGTCTTCAAGGTCGAGGACGCCAAGAGCGGCGAGGACCTCACGCGTACCATCCTGCTGACCATCATCATCGAGCAGGAGCAGGGCGATGGTGAGGCCGAAGTCTTCTCCAACGAGCTGCTGGAGCAGTTCATCCGCATCTATGCGATGGCCAAGCCATTGCCGCTGGCGGGGTATCTGGAGCAGGGCACGCGGCTGATGATGGAGCAACAGCAGCGCATGCAGGAGCAATGGTCCCAGGCCATGCGCCACTCGCCCATGGAAATGATGCGCGAAGTCGCCGAAGAGAATCTGCGCTTCTGGCAGCAGGCCATGGGGGGCGGCATCAACCGGGGCCGGACGAGCTCACGCTCTGCCGATGATGCCCCGGAGGGCGGGACGAACGACGACGGCGAGGCTCACGACCCCGAGGGCACACGCTGA
- a CDS encoding RIO1 family regulatory kinase/ATPase domain-containing protein gives MRLQTSLIPSLHKATHELDASGRATTGTVTPKASVATPDADTAGTLSREPAAEDFLQRAKGFLKAEVYLTHLDGQTVVCKDYRRYAGTPAALVARWLVRRELKMLSRLAGWTHAPRAIARVSPLALAMEYIPGPLLSDAQLDPAAHPGLCQQLILVVQQLHQRRMAHNDIRGSNVILRDGIPVLIDFTSAVRLPRLPGTAGVMRMMRRFDLRHSLKLKQRTLGLPLRPREARLLMRSGRLNQVLRLWKKRILPRLKGR, from the coding sequence ATGCGCCTGCAAACCTCCTTGATCCCCTCCCTGCACAAGGCGACTCACGAGCTGGACGCCTCCGGCAGGGCCACCACAGGTACAGTGACACCCAAGGCATCAGTGGCCACGCCTGACGCGGACACTGCCGGGACGCTGTCACGCGAACCGGCGGCAGAGGACTTTCTGCAGCGCGCCAAGGGCTTTCTCAAGGCGGAAGTCTATCTCACGCACCTCGATGGCCAGACGGTGGTATGCAAGGACTACCGTCGTTATGCCGGCACCCCGGCGGCACTGGTCGCGCGCTGGCTGGTCCGTCGAGAACTGAAGATGCTGAGCCGCCTGGCCGGCTGGACGCATGCACCGCGCGCCATCGCACGCGTCTCCCCGCTGGCACTGGCCATGGAATACATTCCCGGCCCTCTGCTGAGCGATGCGCAGCTGGATCCCGCGGCGCATCCAGGACTCTGCCAGCAGCTGATTCTCGTCGTGCAGCAGCTGCATCAGCGCCGCATGGCACACAACGACATCCGCGGATCCAACGTCATACTGCGCGATGGCATACCGGTACTGATCGATTTCACCTCGGCGGTGCGGCTGCCGCGACTGCCGGGCACGGCCGGTGTGATGCGCATGATGCGTCGCTTCGACCTGCGCCACTCCCTCAAGCTCAAGCAACGTACGCTGGGGCTGCCGCTGCGGCCACGCGAGGCTCGCCTGCTGATGCGCAGCGGTCGCCTGAATCAGGTATTGCGCCTGTGGAAGAAACGCATCCTGCCGCGTCTCAAGGGCCGGTGA
- a CDS encoding deoxyribodipyrimidine photo-lyase has product MREAISTNSGGPPETSLVWLRHDLRLEDNPVFALPSVRRPYQLLVMYVLDQRWLTPVEGLPRLGPARLRLLWQSLMNLRGMLLRRGSDLLVRVGDPVSEVLAQVRQHDVDCLEVSHSRTPDDAGNLQRLAAQLPASTRLHCHPREGLVLEPLDERDATQEPAALWTPPQVMEIPAHGAEAMSLAAPELPASSRLSPALASRGAMSLRLDDAQWWMRHASRNPLQGLPCSLPPWPESASRGFPPLEAVCATASAWQPVGEIATLQGGEEPAREQLSSLVWSRPESEDAEVQAAWRLSAWLAQGCISPRRILQALAEHRREMGESLVAHQLMAVLLQREYWQRVLQAQPEESLMGWYGEALEKEAACDVAFQRWREGRTGDVRVDRAMHRLTREGWLPWDERQHLARAWLAAGGDWRLGARWFEHCLLDFDAAVHWGEWRHLAGQPV; this is encoded by the coding sequence ATGCGAGAGGCCATCAGCACGAATTCGGGCGGCCCACCGGAGACGTCACTTGTCTGGCTGCGTCATGACCTGCGTCTGGAAGACAACCCGGTATTCGCGCTGCCCAGTGTCCGTCGCCCCTATCAACTTCTGGTCATGTACGTGCTGGACCAGCGCTGGTTGACGCCTGTCGAGGGTCTGCCTCGCCTGGGACCTGCCCGCCTTCGCCTCCTCTGGCAGAGCCTGATGAACCTGCGTGGCATGTTGCTGCGCCGCGGCAGTGATCTGCTGGTGCGAGTGGGGGATCCCGTCAGCGAGGTGCTGGCCCAGGTCCGCCAGCATGACGTGGACTGCCTGGAAGTCAGTCATTCCCGAACCCCGGATGATGCCGGCAATCTTCAGCGTCTTGCCGCGCAACTTCCTGCCAGTACCCGGCTGCATTGCCACCCACGTGAAGGGCTCGTGCTGGAGCCGCTGGACGAGCGGGATGCGACGCAGGAGCCCGCAGCCCTGTGGACGCCTCCGCAGGTGATGGAAATCCCGGCCCACGGTGCGGAGGCGATGTCTCTCGCCGCCCCGGAATTGCCCGCCTCCTCGCGGCTCTCGCCAGCGCTGGCGTCACGCGGGGCGATGTCTCTGCGTCTCGATGATGCCCAGTGGTGGATGCGTCATGCCTCGCGCAATCCCTTGCAGGGGCTGCCGTGTTCCTTGCCGCCATGGCCGGAATCGGCATCACGCGGTTTCCCGCCGCTGGAGGCAGTGTGCGCCACGGCCAGCGCCTGGCAACCGGTGGGGGAGATCGCCACGCTTCAAGGCGGAGAGGAGCCGGCGCGCGAGCAGCTGTCTTCCCTCGTCTGGTCGCGTCCGGAATCAGAGGATGCCGAGGTGCAGGCTGCCTGGCGCCTGTCCGCCTGGTTGGCGCAGGGCTGCATCAGTCCGCGGCGCATCCTGCAGGCACTGGCGGAACATCGACGGGAAATGGGGGAGTCTCTCGTGGCGCATCAGCTGATGGCTGTGCTGCTCCAGCGCGAGTACTGGCAGCGGGTCCTGCAAGCGCAGCCCGAGGAATCGCTGATGGGCTGGTATGGCGAGGCGCTGGAGAAGGAGGCGGCCTGCGATGTGGCATTCCAGCGCTGGCGCGAAGGGCGCACGGGCGACGTACGGGTGGACCGGGCCATGCACAGGCTGACCCGGGAAGGCTGGCTGCCGTGGGATGAGCGCCAGCATCTGGCTCGTGCATGGCTTGCCGCCGGGGGAGACTGGCGACTCGGGGCGCGCTGGTTCGAGCACTGTCTGCTGGATTTCGATGCCGCCGTCCACTGGGGGGAGTGGCGGCATCTGGCGGGTCAGCCGGTGTGA
- a CDS encoding acyl-CoA thioesterase: protein MERIRLEFPEQRLVHRHAMTIRVSDINYGQHLGHDSVVSLAHEARGQAWQALGFPEWDVDGLMSIVSDLAVQYQGEGKLGDALVVETAMDPVSGKGLGVHHRLVRVGDGSVLATVRVGLVFAGPDGLAVPSARVSDEIERTVAALACEVAR from the coding sequence ATGGAGCGTATTCGGCTCGAGTTCCCAGAGCAGCGCCTGGTGCATCGTCATGCGATGACGATTCGTGTCAGCGATATCAATTATGGCCAGCATCTGGGTCACGATAGCGTGGTCAGCCTGGCGCACGAGGCACGTGGCCAGGCCTGGCAGGCACTCGGCTTCCCGGAATGGGATGTCGATGGCCTCATGAGCATCGTCTCCGATCTGGCCGTGCAGTATCAGGGGGAAGGCAAGCTGGGCGATGCGCTGGTGGTGGAGACCGCCATGGACCCCGTGTCCGGCAAGGGACTGGGTGTCCATCATCGTCTGGTGCGGGTCGGTGACGGCAGTGTACTGGCCACCGTCAGGGTCGGGCTGGTGTTTGCCGGCCCCGACGGACTGGCCGTGCCGAGTGCACGTGTCAGTGACGAGATCGAGCGTACGGTCGCGGCGCTGGCCTGCGAGGTGGCGCGCTGA
- the purD gene encoding phosphoribosylamine--glycine ligase — protein MKVLIIGGGGREHALAWKAAQSSRVEEVFVAPGNAGTARESKLTNLAIAADDLDALVAFARDNAIELTIVGPEAPLVIGVVDRFREAGLKCFGPTAGAAQLEGSKAFTKDFLARHAIPTGDYATFAEVDAALEYLAAHPAPIVIKADGLAAGKGVVVAMTDEEARAAVRDMLEDNAFGDAGARVVIEEFLDGEEASFIVMVDGENVLPMATSQDHKRVGEGDTGPNTGGMGAYSPAPVVTADVHQRVMDEIILPTVRGMAAEGHPYTGFLYAGLMIDAQGAPKIIEYNCRFGDPETQPIMVRLKSDLVGLCLAAEDGRLDTQTCEWDSRAAVGVVLAAGGYPASYRKGDVITGFDAAEATGCKVFHAGTAEKDGQVVTSGGRVLCVTALGDSVAAATERAYEGVDAIDWQDVLVRRDIAWRAIARERGDA, from the coding sequence ATGAAGGTCCTGATCATCGGCGGCGGTGGCCGCGAACATGCGCTGGCCTGGAAAGCCGCCCAGTCCTCCCGTGTCGAGGAGGTCTTCGTGGCCCCCGGCAATGCGGGCACGGCGCGCGAGTCCAAGCTGACCAATCTGGCGATTGCCGCTGACGATCTCGATGCTCTGGTCGCCTTCGCGCGGGACAACGCCATCGAGCTGACCATCGTCGGCCCGGAAGCGCCGCTGGTGATCGGCGTGGTCGATCGCTTCCGCGAGGCGGGGCTCAAGTGCTTCGGTCCGACGGCCGGCGCTGCCCAGCTGGAAGGCTCCAAGGCCTTCACCAAGGACTTCCTGGCGCGTCATGCCATCCCGACCGGCGACTACGCCACCTTCGCCGAGGTCGATGCGGCGCTTGAGTACCTGGCCGCCCACCCGGCACCGATCGTCATCAAGGCCGATGGCCTGGCGGCGGGCAAGGGAGTGGTGGTCGCGATGACCGACGAGGAAGCTCGCGCCGCCGTGCGTGACATGCTCGAGGACAACGCCTTCGGTGATGCCGGTGCACGCGTGGTGATCGAGGAGTTCCTCGATGGCGAGGAAGCCAGCTTCATCGTGATGGTCGATGGCGAGAACGTGCTGCCGATGGCCACCAGTCAGGACCACAAGCGGGTCGGTGAAGGCGATACCGGCCCCAACACCGGTGGCATGGGGGCCTATTCTCCGGCACCGGTGGTCACCGCCGATGTGCACCAGCGCGTGATGGACGAGATCATTCTGCCCACCGTGCGTGGCATGGCGGCAGAGGGACATCCCTACACCGGCTTCCTGTACGCCGGCCTGATGATCGATGCCCAGGGCGCGCCGAAGATCATCGAATACAATTGCCGCTTCGGTGATCCGGAGACCCAGCCGATCATGGTACGTCTGAAGTCCGACCTGGTGGGGCTGTGTCTGGCCGCCGAAGACGGGCGCCTCGATACCCAGACCTGCGAGTGGGATTCCCGCGCGGCGGTCGGCGTGGTGCTGGCGGCAGGCGGCTATCCGGCCAGCTACCGCAAGGGCGATGTCATCACCGGGTTCGATGCTGCCGAGGCGACCGGTTGCAAGGTCTTCCACGCCGGCACCGCCGAAAAGGACGGGCAGGTGGTCACCAGTGGCGGTCGCGTGCTGTGCGTCACCGCGCTGGGCGACAGCGTGGCCGCCGCCACCGAGCGTGCCTACGAGGGTGTGGACGCCATCGACTGGCAGGACGTGCTCGTGCGACGTGACATCGCCTGGCGTGCCATCGCCCGTGAGCGTGGCGACGCCTGA
- a CDS encoding phosphoribulokinase has protein sequence MSREYPIIAVTGSSGAGTTTVMRTFERMFSRESIHAAYVDGDAFHRYTRDELVRMFQEAPERKRELSHFAVEANQLDRLEALFLEYGEQGSGTHRHYIHAEDKRMIEAGYKVGTFTEWQSLPDCTDLLFYEGLHGGLVTPEHDIARHVDLLIGVAPTMNLEWIQKIDRDTKLRGHSQEAVVDTILSRMDDYVRYIQPQFSRTHINFQRVPTVDTSNPFEPQDIPTDAESMVVVHFRDPGSVDFPYLLAMIQGSFMSRPHTLVVPGALMALAIELIITPLVRSLLAQRRFR, from the coding sequence ATGTCGCGGGAGTATCCGATCATCGCCGTGACGGGCTCCTCCGGTGCGGGGACGACCACGGTCATGCGGACCTTCGAGCGCATGTTCTCGCGTGAGTCGATCCATGCCGCCTATGTGGATGGTGATGCCTTTCACCGCTATACCCGCGATGAACTGGTACGCATGTTCCAGGAGGCGCCGGAGCGCAAGCGCGAGCTGTCACACTTCGCGGTCGAGGCCAACCAGCTCGATCGACTGGAAGCGCTGTTTCTGGAGTATGGCGAGCAGGGCTCCGGCACGCATCGCCACTATATCCATGCCGAAGACAAGCGCATGATCGAGGCGGGCTACAAGGTCGGGACCTTCACCGAATGGCAGTCGCTGCCGGATTGCACGGACCTGCTGTTCTACGAGGGCCTGCATGGCGGGCTGGTGACGCCCGAGCATGACATCGCGCGTCATGTGGATCTGCTGATCGGCGTGGCACCGACCATGAACCTCGAGTGGATCCAGAAGATCGACCGGGACACCAAGCTGCGCGGGCACTCCCAGGAAGCGGTGGTCGATACCATCCTGAGCCGCATGGATGACTACGTCCGCTATATCCAGCCGCAGTTCTCGCGTACCCATATCAACTTCCAGCGCGTACCGACGGTGGATACCTCCAACCCCTTCGAGCCGCAGGACATTCCCACCGATGCCGAGTCGATGGTCGTCGTGCACTTCCGTGATCCGGGCAGCGTCGATTTCCCCTATCTGCTGGCGATGATCCAGGGCTCCTTCATGTCGCGCCCGCACACGCTGGTGGTGCCGGGTGCCCTGATGGCGCTGGCCATCGAGTTGATCATCACGCCGTTGGTCAGGAGTCTGCTGGCCCAGCGCCGCTTCCGCTGA